Proteins co-encoded in one Bacillus infantis NRRL B-14911 genomic window:
- a CDS encoding GRP family sugar transporter, protein MSGILLAVITAACWGSIILVSNKLGGDDNSQTFGTTIGALIFAGAVFLFVRPELSPLVWGAGLASGALWSLGQKNQFGAVKYLGVAKTTPLSTGLQLIGTSFFGIVVFNEWSTGVQITLGIIALVLIIAGAVMTSWGQKEGNDESKNLKKGLVTLLISTVGFVGYVVIINWLEIDGWSALLPQALGMVIGGTALTIKNKPFNKYAVRNLLTGLIWAAGNLTLLLSLPKIGVATSFSLSQTGIVISTLGGIFLLGEKTSKKQTILIITGCLLIIAGGVLIGFTKG, encoded by the coding sequence ATGTCAGGAATTTTATTGGCTGTCATAACAGCAGCATGCTGGGGCAGCATTATATTGGTCAGCAATAAACTCGGAGGGGATGATAATAGCCAGACCTTTGGGACAACCATCGGCGCACTGATTTTTGCAGGAGCGGTATTTCTCTTTGTCAGACCGGAACTGTCACCGCTTGTATGGGGTGCAGGACTTGCTTCAGGGGCGCTTTGGTCCCTGGGACAAAAAAATCAGTTTGGGGCAGTGAAGTACCTTGGAGTCGCTAAGACTACTCCGCTATCGACCGGACTCCAGCTTATCGGGACAAGCTTTTTCGGGATTGTCGTTTTCAATGAATGGTCGACAGGGGTTCAGATTACGCTCGGCATCATTGCCCTTGTCCTGATCATCGCCGGAGCAGTCATGACTTCCTGGGGCCAGAAGGAGGGGAATGATGAGTCTAAGAATCTGAAAAAAGGGCTGGTCACCCTGCTTATTTCAACTGTTGGTTTTGTCGGATATGTTGTCATCATTAACTGGCTCGAAATCGACGGATGGTCTGCGCTGCTTCCGCAGGCGCTTGGAATGGTGATTGGCGGTACGGCACTCACAATCAAAAATAAGCCGTTCAATAAATATGCTGTCAGGAATCTTCTGACAGGGCTGATCTGGGCAGCCGGAAATCTGACGCTTCTGCTGTCGCTCCCGAAAATCGGCGTGGCAACAAGCTTCTCGCTTTCTCAGACAGGAATCGTCATCTCTACCCTGGGAGGGATTTTCCTTCTCGGCGAGAAAACATCCAAAAAGCAAACAATCCTTATCATCACAGGGTGCCTGCTCATCATAGCAGGCGGAGTGCTGATTGGATTTACAAAAGGATAA
- a CDS encoding TetR/AcrR family transcriptional regulator, which yields MADKSAGPFPGEFPSLPKQERALQKRKALLESGRRLFIEKGYEMTTAKEIAAAADVATGTFYRYFSDKRQLLMALLQDKIDFLIIPEPDWLNGDPVLLLARLLDEHYKRLEAVGIHRVLPELLPKDSELAGILQEARRNIHMQIVQGLEQARQKGLTWKDIDLDTAAWSALILAENGPHKEEQSSSPLNTLEAARIICRMIFPPEAISRNGKNEAEEMK from the coding sequence ATGGCGGATAAAAGTGCCGGCCCGTTTCCGGGCGAATTCCCATCACTGCCCAAACAGGAAAGAGCACTTCAAAAACGAAAGGCACTCCTGGAAAGCGGGCGGAGGCTATTCATAGAAAAAGGCTACGAAATGACAACAGCAAAAGAAATAGCAGCGGCAGCCGATGTGGCCACAGGCACCTTTTACCGCTATTTCTCTGATAAGCGCCAGCTGCTGATGGCACTGCTGCAGGACAAAATCGACTTTCTAATAATTCCTGAGCCCGACTGGCTAAATGGAGACCCGGTTCTCCTCCTTGCCCGGCTGCTGGATGAGCACTACAAAAGGCTTGAAGCCGTCGGCATTCATCGTGTGCTGCCTGAATTGCTGCCCAAGGATTCCGAATTGGCCGGCATTTTGCAGGAGGCTCGGAGAAATATACATATGCAGATTGTGCAGGGTTTAGAACAGGCGAGGCAAAAAGGATTGACCTGGAAGGACATAGATCTTGACACTGCCGCATGGTCTGCCCTCATTTTGGCCGAAAATGGACCTCATAAAGAGGAGCAAAGTTCTTCGCCGCTCAATACACTGGAAGCAGCCCGAATCATCTGCAGGATGATTTTCCCTCCTGAGGCAATCAGCCGCAATGGGAAGAATGAGGCTGAAGAAATGAAATAG